A part of Paraliobacillus zengyii genomic DNA contains:
- a CDS encoding fructose bisphosphate aldolase: protein MKKKQFDVIKNGEGFIAALDQSGGSTPKALAEYGVAENSYTSEEEMFDLVHEMRTRIITSPTFDSDYILGAILFEQTMDSKIQDLFTANYLWEKKGIVPFLKVDKGLADEAEGVQLMKPNPGLDNLLKRASEKHIFGTKMRSVIKEANPEGIKKVVAQQFDTGKQILAAGLVPIIEPEVDINSADKEQSEQILKDEILNQLDTLNANENVMIKISIPTVDNFYKELINHPQVVRVVALSGGYPREEAIEKLANNSGLIASFSRALSEDLNANQTDAEFNAMIEKSIKNIYTASLT from the coding sequence ATGAAGAAAAAACAATTTGATGTTATTAAAAATGGAGAAGGCTTTATCGCAGCATTAGACCAAAGTGGCGGAAGTACACCTAAGGCATTAGCAGAGTATGGCGTAGCAGAAAATTCTTATACTAGTGAAGAAGAAATGTTTGACCTTGTTCATGAAATGAGAACACGTATTATTACCTCACCAACATTTGATTCTGATTATATACTCGGTGCTATTTTATTCGAGCAGACTATGGACAGCAAGATTCAAGATCTTTTTACCGCTAATTATTTATGGGAGAAAAAAGGGATTGTTCCCTTCTTAAAAGTAGATAAAGGCTTGGCAGATGAAGCTGAGGGTGTTCAATTAATGAAGCCCAATCCAGGTTTGGATAATTTATTAAAAAGAGCAAGTGAAAAACATATTTTTGGAACTAAAATGCGTTCCGTTATTAAAGAGGCAAACCCTGAAGGTATAAAGAAAGTTGTTGCACAGCAGTTTGATACTGGTAAACAAATCCTTGCTGCTGGTTTAGTTCCAATTATTGAACCCGAAGTAGACATTAACAGTGCAGATAAGGAACAGTCTGAGCAAATCCTAAAAGATGAAATCTTAAATCAACTAGATACATTAAATGCTAATGAAAATGTTATGATAAAAATCTCTATTCCAACTGTAGATAATTTTTATAAAGAATTAATTAACCATCCACAGGTGGTGAGAGTAGTCGCACTTTCTGGAGGTTATCCAAGAGAAGAAGCAATTGAAAAATTAGCTAATAATTCAGGTCTAATAGCAAGTTTCTCAAGAGCACTATCTGAGGATCTAAATGCAAATCAAACAGATGCAGAATTTAATGCGATGATAGAGAAGTCCATCAAGAATATTTACACAGCATCCTTAACATAG
- a CDS encoding FMN-dependent NADH-azoreductase, which produces MSKVLYITAHPHDEKISFSMATGKAFIDTYKDVNPNDEVIHIDLYKENIPSIDADVFEGWGKLQSGKGFEELSKEEKEKVGRLNELSEQFIGADKYVFVSPLWNFSFPPVMKAYIDSVAVANKAFKYTAEGPIGLLTDKKALHIQASGGIYSKGPAADMEMGHRYLNTVMNFFGVPSFEGLFVEGHAAMPEKAEEIKVDGINRAKDVAHTF; this is translated from the coding sequence ATGTCTAAAGTATTATATATTACAGCACATCCGCACGATGAAAAGATCTCTTTTAGTATGGCTACAGGTAAGGCGTTTATTGATACATATAAGGATGTTAACCCTAATGATGAAGTGATACACATAGATCTTTATAAAGAAAACATTCCTTCGATTGATGCAGATGTTTTTGAAGGTTGGGGAAAACTTCAGTCTGGTAAAGGATTTGAAGAACTTAGTAAAGAAGAGAAAGAAAAAGTAGGACGTCTCAATGAATTGAGTGAACAGTTTATCGGAGCGGATAAATATGTATTTGTTTCACCTTTATGGAACTTCTCTTTTCCACCTGTAATGAAAGCTTATATTGATTCAGTTGCGGTTGCAAATAAAGCATTTAAATATACAGCCGAAGGTCCTATTGGCCTTTTGACTGACAAAAAAGCTTTGCATATTCAAGCTAGTGGAGGAATTTATTCTAAAGGCCCAGCTGCTGATATGGAAATGGGACATCGTTATTTAAATACTGTTATGAATTTCTTTGGTGTACCATCCTTTGAAGGTTTGTTTGTTGAAGGCCATGCCGCAATGCCTGAAAAAGCAGAAGAGATTAAAGTAGACGGTATTAACCGTGCAAAAGATGTAGCACACACATTTTAA
- a CDS encoding YibE/F family protein, translating to MNALVILAGILFVMMAVIGGKKGVRSFIALFINFIVLLITVLMMTDQNANPIILTLIACTIISCINLFFINEVNIKTKTAFISTVLTTSILLLFIFIVTEKTMIQGFGVEEVEELYIYSFYIGIDFVKVAASVIIMSTIGAVTDVAISISSPMFEIKGHNPKISKKELFLAGLSIGKDLLGTSANTLFFAFFGGYLALLIRFKDLDYSLGEIINSKVFGAEMITILCGGIGVALIIPITALITSTVLVNKEINNTSKIK from the coding sequence ATGAATGCTTTAGTAATATTAGCAGGTATTCTCTTTGTAATGATGGCCGTCATTGGTGGGAAGAAAGGAGTACGTTCATTTATTGCATTATTCATAAATTTTATCGTGTTATTAATTACGGTATTAATGATGACAGATCAAAATGCTAATCCAATAATATTGACTTTAATTGCTTGTACGATCATAAGCTGTATTAATTTGTTCTTTATTAATGAAGTAAATATTAAAACGAAAACAGCTTTTATATCTACGGTATTGACGACTTCAATTTTACTTTTATTTATTTTTATTGTTACAGAAAAAACGATGATTCAAGGTTTTGGCGTGGAGGAAGTTGAGGAACTTTATATTTATTCTTTCTATATTGGTATAGATTTTGTGAAGGTAGCGGCTTCTGTGATAATTATGAGTACGATTGGAGCAGTAACGGATGTGGCTATTTCTATCAGTTCACCGATGTTTGAAATAAAAGGACATAATCCTAAAATATCGAAAAAAGAACTCTTTCTGGCTGGATTAAGTATTGGAAAAGACTTACTGGGTACAAGCGCCAACACACTGTTCTTTGCTTTTTTTGGTGGTTATCTAGCTTTGTTAATCCGATTTAAAGATTTAGACTATTCACTTGGTGAAATAATTAATTCAAAGGTATTTGGTGCCGAGATGATCACAATTCTTTGTGGTGGGATTGGTGTTGCCTTGATTATCCCGATTACTGCTCTAATAACTTCAACCGTTTTAGTTAACAAAGAAATAAATAATACTTCCAAAATCAAATAG
- a CDS encoding YibE/F family protein, which translates to MNNLLKKLQHKHFIFIAILAISFVASLLFVYNNHSFYDQSIAEVIEISSEDQTEVTDEHQNEDVIYTQQLIAKLKNGESKGELVHLSNEYSGSGIYQPEFHIGDDLFISIDSSEDNGDLTGSIIDVKRDQSLLLVAWIFIFVLMAIGRRQGIFAIISLLVNAALIAYALDIYINTADASLLFIMSIVVIIMTAVSLLLISGFNEKTYAAIVSTTLGTFALLFITMFVLWLTNEQGLRFEEMAFLTRPPQAIFMAGVLVGALGAVMDVGVTMSSSLFGLYEKNHHISFKDLKASGLEIGKDIMGTMTNILFFAYVSGTIPTLLLYFLNDVTLGFTLSMNLSLELTRALAGGIGIVLTIPIGLYTTIFFINRKRAKL; encoded by the coding sequence ATGAATAATCTCTTAAAAAAACTACAACACAAACACTTTATATTTATTGCAATACTAGCAATTTCTTTTGTTGCGTCCCTTCTATTCGTTTATAATAATCATTCCTTTTATGATCAGTCAATCGCTGAAGTTATCGAAATAAGTAGTGAAGATCAAACGGAAGTAACAGATGAGCATCAAAATGAAGATGTTATTTATACACAACAGCTTATTGCAAAGTTGAAGAATGGGGAGTCAAAAGGTGAGCTTGTTCATTTAAGTAATGAGTACTCTGGCTCAGGAATTTATCAGCCCGAATTTCATATTGGAGATGATTTATTTATTTCAATTGATTCTAGTGAAGATAATGGTGATTTGACTGGAAGTATAATCGATGTAAAACGGGATCAATCTTTATTGCTCGTTGCATGGATCTTTATTTTTGTATTAATGGCAATTGGAAGACGCCAAGGTATATTCGCGATTATTAGTTTACTAGTTAATGCTGCTTTGATCGCTTATGCGTTGGATATTTATATCAACACTGCGGATGCTAGTCTCTTATTTATTATGAGTATCGTCGTGATTATAATGACAGCAGTGTCTCTGTTGTTAATTAGTGGATTTAATGAAAAAACGTATGCTGCAATTGTATCAACAACGCTAGGAACATTTGCGTTACTCTTTATTACAATGTTTGTACTTTGGCTAACAAATGAGCAAGGCCTACGTTTTGAAGAAATGGCCTTTCTAACCCGGCCACCTCAAGCGATATTCATGGCGGGCGTACTTGTTGGTGCATTAGGTGCTGTAATGGATGTTGGGGTGACAATGTCTTCCTCTTTATTTGGTTTATATGAAAAAAATCATCATATTTCTTTTAAAGATCTTAAAGCATCAGGTCTTGAAATAGGTAAAGATATCATGGGAACCATGACAAATATTTTATTTTTTGCATACGTTAGTGGGACAATTCCGACACTACTTCTTTACTTTCTCAATGATGTTACGTTAGGTTTTACACTTTCAATGAATTTATCATTGGAATTGACTCGCGCATTAGCTGGAGGAATTGGTATTGTTTTAACAATTCCGATTGGATTATATACTACAATTTTCTTTATTAACCGAAAGAGGGCGAAATTATGA
- a CDS encoding helix-turn-helix domain-containing protein has translation MFIGENLTNLRIMRGYSRKQLSELLDVTEQAVWQYENKYTSPKMQVVNALKNTFGVKSKYFYTQDILDRTMIRDNIKMTHIAYRSKLINVISKTQAEAKHMEYLDTFVNYLTAKISYPSLKIIDLRNDIINYLYTSSEDRFTQINKVAKLARNRLGFRDDTNDDLLFLVEKSGVFIFEKAIGDDIDAYSLWTNQERPYIILGNMKRSSVRRNFDIAHELAHLLLHYRSEFSSLDRKEHKIFEKEADIFAGAFLLPEDAFIADMNDIYHVTNPDAYIDLKKKWGTSLQVLGYRAANLEIFDAKSHRNFYAALHRKGYLKKEPLDDTIPIQKPQKIKSIIDLVLKKGIIDIRQMIEHDWMVDVSFFHHLTGIDQRFFSNYLVSEKDFGLDNVTPLPSRIVGR, from the coding sequence ATGTTTATTGGTGAGAATTTAACCAATCTTCGTATCATGCGCGGATATTCACGAAAACAGCTCTCTGAACTATTGGATGTTACAGAACAAGCAGTTTGGCAATATGAAAACAAGTACACATCGCCAAAAATGCAGGTGGTTAATGCATTAAAAAATACATTTGGTGTAAAAAGTAAGTACTTCTATACGCAGGATATTCTAGATCGCACTATGATACGAGATAATATTAAAATGACACATATTGCTTATCGCTCTAAATTGATAAATGTTATATCAAAAACACAGGCAGAAGCAAAACACATGGAATATCTAGATACGTTTGTAAATTACTTAACAGCTAAAATCAGTTATCCTTCCCTAAAAATTATTGATTTAAGAAATGACATCATTAATTACCTATACACTTCAAGTGAAGATAGATTTACACAAATAAATAAAGTAGCCAAGCTAGCCCGCAATAGATTAGGATTTAGAGATGATACAAATGATGACCTTTTGTTTTTAGTAGAGAAGAGTGGGGTCTTTATTTTTGAAAAAGCAATTGGAGACGATATTGACGCTTATAGCCTTTGGACAAATCAAGAACGTCCTTACATCATTTTAGGAAATATGAAACGTTCATCTGTACGAAGAAACTTCGATATTGCACATGAATTAGCACATTTATTGCTTCATTATCGATCAGAATTTTCTAGTCTAGATCGCAAGGAACATAAAATATTTGAAAAAGAAGCCGATATATTTGCTGGTGCATTCCTTTTACCAGAAGACGCCTTTATAGCAGACATGAATGATATATATCACGTTACTAACCCAGATGCGTATATCGATTTAAAAAAGAAATGGGGTACCTCTCTTCAAGTACTAGGTTATAGAGCAGCTAATCTAGAAATTTTTGATGCAAAAAGTCACCGGAATTTCTATGCAGCTCTTCACAGAAAAGGGTATTTAAAGAAGGAACCACTTGATGACACTATCCCAATTCAGAAACCACAAAAAATAAAATCTATTATTGATCTAGTGCTTAAAAAGGGAATTATAGATATACGCCAAATGATTGAACATGATTGGATGGTAGACGTTTCTTTCTTTCATCACTTAACAGGAATAGATCAACGTTTCTTTTCTAACTACTTGGTTAGCGAAAAAGATTTTGGGTTGGATAATGTCACTCCGTTACCTTCTCGTATAGTTGGTCGATAA
- a CDS encoding NAD(P)H-dependent oxidoreductase: MKALIVFSHPREGSFSHALLDRLTKALESKGYQVNIRDLYKMNFNPILGRADMIHIEDGKFVREQKAFPKDVQIEMQYMLESDLYIYIFPSWWNGMPAMMKGYMDRVFQHGFAYSFEDAEVQKRFEGKRALFFTPTGQPQQIDGKENPLTEPIRTITSGWLFNGNSVEVIDHVFYGQVPYLTRDELELYLQDAEKRIDQL; encoded by the coding sequence ATGAAAGCTTTAATTGTGTTTTCCCATCCAAGAGAAGGTAGTTTTTCTCATGCTTTACTAGATCGCTTAACAAAAGCACTAGAATCAAAGGGGTATCAAGTAAACATAAGAGATTTGTATAAGATGAACTTTAACCCTATTTTAGGCAGAGCAGATATGATCCATATTGAAGATGGGAAATTTGTAAGAGAACAGAAAGCGTTCCCTAAAGATGTCCAAATTGAAATGCAATACATGTTAGAAAGTGATTTATATATCTATATTTTCCCTAGCTGGTGGAATGGTATGCCTGCAATGATGAAAGGCTATATGGATCGTGTCTTTCAACACGGCTTTGCCTATAGCTTTGAAGATGCTGAAGTACAAAAACGTTTTGAAGGAAAACGAGCTTTATTCTTTACTCCTACTGGTCAACCACAGCAAATAGATGGGAAAGAAAATCCATTAACAGAACCTATTCGCACCATTACATCCGGCTGGTTATTTAATGGAAATAGTGTCGAAGTGATTGATCACGTTTTTTATGGTCAAGTTCCCTATCTAACAAGAGACGAACTTGAATTATACTTACAAGATGCTGAGAAAAGAATAGATCAGCTATAA
- a CDS encoding metal ABC transporter solute-binding protein, Zn/Mn family, with protein MRKHSINMGMFSLIALLILGGCGATETTEKNDEVAATAEQTDQVLAIYTTLYPLAYFTEQIGADHVEVESILPLGADAHTYEPTSKTMIEIAEADAFIYNIAEMETYAVSIEEALEGENVIISEAAEDIQLLDYADDHEEEEEHDHGDEDPHVWLEPIRSIELAENIKNTLVELMPGEEEEFEKNFQDLKTRLEELDRSFRDELANTARKEILVTHAAYGYWEEAYGIEQVAISGLSSSNEPSQKKLEEVIDIVNEHGIRYLLFEQNIEPKVAKVIQNETNVASLNIHNLSVLTEEDVENNEDYFTIMNKNLDTLLTALEE; from the coding sequence ATGAGAAAACACAGTATTAATATGGGCATGTTTAGTCTAATAGCACTTCTGATTTTAGGAGGTTGTGGTGCAACAGAGACTACAGAGAAGAATGATGAGGTCGCAGCAACTGCTGAGCAAACGGATCAAGTGTTAGCTATTTATACAACGTTATATCCATTGGCTTACTTTACTGAACAAATCGGAGCAGACCATGTTGAAGTAGAATCAATTTTACCACTTGGAGCAGATGCTCATACATACGAGCCAACCTCTAAAACAATGATCGAAATTGCTGAGGCAGATGCCTTTATTTATAACATAGCCGAGATGGAAACATATGCAGTGAGTATAGAAGAAGCACTAGAAGGTGAAAATGTAATTATTTCAGAAGCAGCAGAGGATATACAGTTATTAGATTATGCTGATGATCACGAGGAAGAAGAAGAACATGACCATGGTGATGAAGATCCGCATGTTTGGTTAGAGCCTATTCGTTCTATTGAATTAGCAGAAAATATAAAGAATACGTTGGTTGAATTAATGCCGGGTGAAGAAGAAGAATTTGAGAAGAATTTTCAAGATTTAAAAACAAGATTAGAAGAATTGGATAGAAGTTTTAGAGATGAGCTTGCGAACACAGCAAGAAAGGAGATCTTGGTAACCCATGCGGCATACGGTTATTGGGAAGAAGCATATGGAATTGAGCAAGTGGCTATTTCTGGTCTATCTTCGAGTAATGAACCGTCACAAAAAAAATTAGAAGAAGTGATAGATATTGTCAATGAACATGGTATTCGTTACTTACTGTTCGAACAGAATATAGAGCCTAAGGTTGCTAAAGTGATTCAAAATGAGACTAATGTTGCCTCTCTGAATATTCATAATCTGTCAGTGCTAACAGAAGAGGATGTGGAAAATAATGAAGATTATTTTACTATAATGAACAAAAACCTTGATACGTTATTAACAGCTTTAGAAGAATAA
- the rpsN gene encoding 30S ribosomal protein S14, with the protein MAKKSKVVEEKKRQEMVAKYAEIRKDLKAKGDYVSLSKLPRDSSPIRLKNRCQITGRPRAYMRKFKMSRIAFREYAHKGQLPGIKKSSW; encoded by the coding sequence TTGGCTAAAAAATCAAAGGTTGTGGAGGAGAAAAAACGTCAAGAAATGGTAGCAAAGTATGCAGAGATAAGAAAGGACTTAAAGGCTAAAGGTGATTATGTATCACTTAGTAAGTTACCACGTGACTCGTCGCCAATACGCTTGAAAAATCGTTGTCAGATAACAGGTAGACCTAGAGCATATATGAGAAAGTTTAAGATGTCACGTATTGCCTTTAGAGAGTACGCACATAAAGGTCAATTACCTGGGATAAAGAAATCAAGCTGGTAA
- a CDS encoding polysaccharide deacetylase family protein: MHFSTVLYHEIRKKNDFNPDQPSHIDVNQNYDDILPASLFVTLEQFKEQMDYLKENHYHTLTLKEVKDFYKHQKPLPEKSILLTFDDCFQSVKEYAYPILKSYGFKAVAFVVTSWLHEEVKPFDTNKSICMSKQELEEMTDVFEYANHTDSFHQRKNDSLSLMMEATDEAFAEDLGVCNEYVPVNDVFAYPFGLFTERNVSLLREKGFSLAFTCEMGNNDEHTDPLLLRRNVIPYFLDLAQFDKLI; the protein is encoded by the coding sequence ATGCATTTTTCAACAGTTCTATACCATGAAATTAGAAAAAAGAATGATTTCAATCCAGATCAACCATCACATATTGACGTTAATCAGAATTACGATGACATTTTACCTGCTTCTTTATTTGTTACACTTGAGCAATTCAAAGAACAAATGGACTATCTGAAAGAAAATCATTATCACACACTCACATTAAAAGAAGTCAAAGACTTTTATAAGCATCAAAAACCACTACCCGAAAAATCAATTTTACTTACTTTTGATGATTGTTTTCAATCTGTGAAAGAATATGCCTATCCAATTTTGAAAAGCTATGGATTTAAAGCAGTTGCCTTTGTTGTTACGAGCTGGTTGCACGAGGAGGTAAAACCATTCGATACTAATAAATCTATTTGTATGTCTAAACAGGAGCTAGAAGAAATGACTGATGTATTTGAATATGCAAATCATACCGATTCTTTTCATCAACGTAAAAATGACTCCCTTAGTCTGATGATGGAAGCAACAGACGAGGCGTTTGCTGAGGATTTAGGAGTTTGTAACGAATATGTACCTGTAAATGACGTGTTTGCTTATCCATTTGGATTATTCACCGAAAGAAATGTCTCTCTTTTAAGGGAAAAAGGTTTCTCTCTCGCATTCACTTGTGAAATGGGCAACAATGATGAACATACTGATCCATTATTACTCAGACGAAATGTCATTCCATATTTTTTAGATTTAGCACAATTTGATAAACTTATTTAG
- a CDS encoding beta-glucoside-specific PTS transporter subunit IIABC yields MEHRKTAEQILQAVGGEDNVQSVVHCMTRLRFNLNENDKVQKNKIEDLDGVMGTNLSGGQFQVIIGNEVSNVYKELIANSNLSEETSNEKKSNGEKKNVVSALFEVIAGVFTPIIPAIAGAGMIKGFLALFVTLGWLTDTSQTYQILNIIGDGAFYFLPVLLAVSAARKFGGNPFIAASVGAAILHPNLATLFATGESVSFIGIPVTVVATYSSTVIPILLAIWASSYVEKWVDKVTHQSLKLIVVPTLTLLIIVPFTLIVVGPLGTVIGDYLSIGVNFLFDNAAFVSSTLLGATFSLIIMTGMHYALSPIIINGLAVNGYDYMIPAMFVANMGQAGAALAVALRTKNVKFKSLAFSTGVTALMGITEPAMYGVNMKLKKPFIAAMIGGASGGLYNGLTNTKAFVITGNAGLPGIPVLIGPTIVHAIIALIISLIVSFVVAYFIGFKDVPVADNSTEVEKTSKETTPKTEDKITSEVLVSPIKGESKPLSEVNDPTFAQEMMGKGYAILPTEGKVMSPVTGTITTIFPTKHALGITSENGAEILIHVGLDTVKLDGKHFQAVVKEGDQINAGDALLIFDMDAIKAAGYDTITPIIITNTAAYKEIANVKQQGNVAVGEDFIKVIV; encoded by the coding sequence ATGGAACACAGAAAAACAGCAGAACAAATATTACAAGCAGTTGGCGGAGAAGACAATGTACAAAGTGTTGTTCATTGTATGACGCGTTTACGCTTTAATCTCAATGAAAATGATAAGGTGCAAAAAAACAAAATAGAAGATTTGGATGGCGTTATGGGTACCAATCTTAGTGGCGGTCAATTCCAAGTTATTATTGGTAATGAGGTATCAAATGTATATAAAGAATTGATTGCAAATAGTAATTTAAGTGAGGAAACAAGTAATGAGAAAAAATCAAATGGAGAGAAAAAGAACGTTGTTTCAGCTCTATTTGAAGTAATTGCTGGAGTTTTCACACCCATTATTCCTGCAATAGCAGGGGCAGGTATGATCAAAGGTTTTCTAGCTCTTTTTGTAACATTAGGTTGGCTTACGGATACGAGTCAGACCTACCAAATTTTAAATATAATTGGAGATGGTGCATTTTACTTCTTACCTGTTCTATTAGCAGTTAGTGCAGCAAGGAAATTTGGGGGTAATCCATTTATCGCCGCATCTGTCGGGGCTGCAATTCTTCACCCTAATTTGGCTACTCTATTTGCAACCGGTGAAAGTGTATCTTTTATTGGAATACCAGTCACGGTTGTTGCTACCTATTCCTCAACAGTAATTCCAATATTACTAGCAATCTGGGCTTCATCTTATGTGGAAAAATGGGTTGATAAAGTTACGCATCAATCATTAAAATTAATCGTTGTTCCAACCTTGACGCTATTAATTATTGTGCCATTTACGTTAATAGTAGTTGGACCACTCGGAACTGTTATCGGGGATTATCTCTCAATTGGTGTTAACTTCTTATTTGATAACGCTGCTTTTGTTTCATCAACGTTATTAGGTGCAACGTTCTCATTAATTATTATGACAGGAATGCATTATGCATTATCGCCAATTATTATTAATGGCCTTGCAGTTAATGGCTATGATTATATGATTCCAGCAATGTTCGTTGCAAATATGGGACAAGCTGGTGCTGCATTAGCTGTTGCATTACGTACTAAAAATGTGAAATTTAAGTCATTGGCGTTCTCTACAGGTGTTACCGCATTGATGGGGATAACAGAACCAGCTATGTATGGTGTTAACATGAAATTAAAGAAACCATTTATTGCTGCAATGATAGGTGGTGCATCTGGTGGTCTATATAATGGCTTAACAAATACTAAAGCGTTTGTAATCACTGGTAATGCAGGACTACCTGGAATTCCAGTACTTATAGGTCCAACTATAGTGCATGCAATTATTGCCCTTATTATTTCGTTAATCGTGTCTTTCGTAGTTGCGTATTTTATTGGATTTAAAGATGTACCAGTTGCCGATAATTCAACTGAAGTAGAAAAAACGAGTAAAGAAACTACACCTAAAACAGAAGACAAGATAACATCTGAAGTACTAGTTAGTCCGATTAAAGGTGAGTCAAAGCCGTTATCAGAAGTTAATGATCCAACGTTTGCCCAAGAAATGATGGGTAAAGGCTATGCTATTCTTCCAACAGAAGGTAAGGTAATGTCACCAGTTACAGGTACGATTACAACGATTTTCCCTACAAAACATGCTCTTGGTATTACAAGTGAAAATGGAGCAGAAATTTTAATTCATGTTGGTTTAGATACAGTTAAACTAGATGGAAAACATTTTCAAGCTGTTGTAAAAGAGGGCGATCAAATAAATGCAGGTGATGCCCTACTTATATTTGATATGGATGCAATCAAAGCTGCTGGATATGACACGATCACGCCTATTATTATTACGAACACAGCAGCATATAAAGAAATAGCTAATGTGAAACAACAAGGAAATGTTGCAGTAGGTGAGGACTTTATTAAAGTAATTGTTTAA
- a CDS encoding MurR/RpiR family transcriptional regulator, producing MFTSEIIGSFNELETSIYNFISKNKEKVAYMRIRELAAETHVSTATVLRFCRKLNCEGYSEFKTKLKMELDKSEKTTIKSSQHALVEFFERTLNGESDERITKVAALVAKSDNVIFIGNGSSGILAEYGARYFSSLGSFSTYIRDFSYPIHSKLRYNSVALGLSVSGENPFTISQLNQLKQEGSKIISITNNKLSTIAKISDINIPYYMSEEFYQQTNITTQVPVMYILESIAREIHNL from the coding sequence ATATTTACAAGCGAGATCATTGGATCTTTTAATGAATTAGAAACTTCTATATACAACTTTATTAGTAAAAATAAAGAAAAGGTTGCCTATATGCGCATTCGCGAATTAGCAGCTGAAACCCATGTTTCAACAGCAACCGTTTTACGCTTCTGTCGAAAATTAAATTGTGAAGGTTACTCAGAATTTAAAACAAAGTTAAAAATGGAATTAGATAAGAGCGAGAAGACTACAATTAAAAGCTCTCAACATGCACTGGTTGAATTCTTTGAAAGAACATTAAACGGGGAAAGTGATGAAAGAATTACAAAGGTCGCAGCTTTAGTAGCAAAATCAGATAATGTTATATTTATCGGTAATGGCAGCTCTGGCATTCTTGCTGAATATGGTGCAAGGTACTTTTCAAGTTTAGGCTCTTTTTCCACTTATATTAGAGATTTTTCTTACCCAATCCATTCTAAACTAAGGTATAACAGTGTAGCACTTGGCTTATCTGTTTCAGGAGAAAATCCCTTTACCATTTCTCAATTAAATCAGCTTAAGCAAGAAGGAAGTAAAATTATTAGTATTACAAATAATAAGCTTTCTACCATAGCAAAAATTTCAGATATAAATATTCCTTATTATATGTCTGAAGAATTCTATCAACAAACCAACATCACGACGCAAGTTCCAGTCATGTATATCTTGGAATCTATCGCTCGTGAAATACATAACCTATAA